The Andreesenia angusta genome contains the following window.
GTAGTGGTGACAGTGGACAGTACGACTATAAGGAGTCCAATCATTCCAAAACCGGCAGACATCATAATAGTTGCAACGTCGCTCTCACCCGTAAAGAGCGCAGCTCCTAGCCCGATTATATACATCCAGCAGCTGACAGTGAAATAAGACAGACTACTGACAAGTGTAGACCCTTTTTTTGCACTACTTGTGTAGTCCGATATCAAAGGGAGCCAGGAAAGCGGCATTGCTGCGGACAGCTCGACAGCTACGCCAAAAGAAATGGCGTCGCTCACCGGCGCTGAAGCATCACCACGAAAGACCACGGCGCTCATTATAATTGTGAGGACAAACAATCCACCCATGGCGAGCACATTGACTTTTCCCAGGTTTTTAAAGCCTAGCAGAATCCAGAGCACAATCAAGCCGCCTATTATAAGGCTCCAAGCCCATTGGCCTGAAAGCGGGAAAGTGGTCTGTGCAGCCGCCGCTCCTGAAATAATCATGATGGCTGTCCAGCCCACAAGTTGAAGCACGTTTAAGCTTGAAAAAATCAGAGATCCCTTCTCCCCGAATGAACGCTTGACCGTCTCCATAGCACTTTTTTCAGTTTTTGCCCCAATCAGCCCCGCACCGTAAAGAAGCACACAGCCGATTACATGCCCCAATACGATCGCCAAAATCCCTCTTTCAAATCCCAGCGGAGCAATCAACGCCCCCGTCATAATCTCTGCGATTGACACCGCAGCCCCGAACCAGATAAGTCCGTTCGATAAAATGCTTGTTTTTTCCATTTATAAACTCCTTTTCTTTTCGTTTGAACAAAAAAGGGAAACACCTGACGATGTTTCCCATAAGAGCTGTAAAAGCTATGAAAGTAACTTCCTACGTTGGCATTATCCAAATCAGGTTAAAGGGTCGAAGTTGATCACTTCCTCTCAGCCTGCATACAAGCTCCCCTGTTCAAACGTTATTCTATTTTCCTCCACATTATATGCTTAAGGCAGTTCTTTGTCAAATAGCAAAGTTCTATAACTACCTATACTTTATTTTTCCAAATCAAATATCTCGGTTTGCTCCACCTGCCCGAGCCTTGTCATAGTCAGAGGGTCCTTGTCTATAAAAAATGCACTTCTTATCTCCTGTTCTTTGGTCATTATTTGAGTGTCCCCGCTTTCAGCGTCTCTAAGTCTGCAGCTGTACACTATCGGGAAATACGACCTGATGTATTTTCCCTCTGCATGCGCTGTAAAGGCTATTATCTGAAACCCAAGCTGCTTGGCTATGAAGAATACAGGATCCAGTATATGGTCGCTAGACGCTTTTCCAAACGGATTGTCCACTACAACAGTTCTGCTTGGCCCTCTGCTAGGACCTGCTTTCTTCTCTGCAAGATAGTTCAGTATTCCAAGGAAAAGCGTCATGTTCTTGCTCCACTTCTCCCCTCCAGACCATGAGTTGGAGGTCTCCCAAGAGTACGGCAAACTGCTTATCTTCTTGTCATTTGTAACCTTGCGGCACTTGACCTTTATAGGATTGCTCCTGAGCGCAATTTCCAAAAGCTGCTTGGACTGTAGCCACACCTCTATCGACTTTCTGACTTTTTCCTCTATCTCGTAGCCATTCTCGTCCTTGAACCCCTCCCCCTCAAGCTGCTTCATCATCCAGTCTATATATCTAGACAGCTCCTCTTTTGTCTCCTTTTCATTCCACTCTGGCACGTTTATGGTGAATATGTCTTTCCAGCTATCTTCTACCTTTACCCTTGTATTCCTAGGTATCTGTCTTATCTCTTTAGCTACTGTCTCTAGGTGCAAATACAGGTGGCCTATAAACTGCTGCACTTCCCTGTCGTGATCCCTTATGTCGTTTTCAGCCAGCTCTATAGCCCTTTTTATTATATGCTCCATCTTGCTCTGCCAATCTAGCACTTCCAAAAGAGAGTCTTTCTTGCGTATACCGCTAAGAGCCCTGTCCTTGAATTTCACGTCCAATATATTTTCATTGCAGAATTCCACAAACTTCTGCTTCTCCAGTTCGAGTTGATACAGCTTTTTCTCCATAATTTGTGTGCTTTCCTCAACTGCTCCTATAGCACTTTTCAGCACTTTTTGCCTATTGTACGGAAATTCATTTCTCAAGTCCTCTTTGATTTCCACTTCCTCTATCTCCTCTGTGAGATATTGGCACTTGTAGTTTTTGTTCTTTATTTCGTTTACTGCATTCTCTATATCCTTTCGCTGCCTGTAGAGCTCGCTCAGCCAATTTAAATTGTATGCCACTTTCTTCGCAAGCTCTCTGGCGTCCTCCTCTATTCTCTCCTCTGCCTGCTCAAGAGGGATCTCGAACTCCACAACTTCTTTGAACTCTTTGTAGAAATCCTTTAGACGCAATTCATATGTGTTCTCTGCCTTTTCCTTTTCAGACTTAACTTCCAAATAGGCTTTTGTCAGATTTTCACACTCACTTCTCAGCTTATTCAACTCGTCTATAATTCTTGCCAGTTCATCTTCCCCGTATGGAGGGAATTCCACCTCTTCCTCCAGCTCGTAATTCATCTGTTTCTGGAAGTTAAGCAGATCTGCCTTTAGTCTCTCTAGCACACTCAAAGCTTCCCTTTCACTTTCTTCAAGACTGCTTCTATCTCTCTGCTTGTCTTCCAAAGCTGCTTTTATAGTCTTTCTCTCTGACTCCAGTGTCTCTATTGCCATTTCAGTGCTCTTAGGACTATAGCCACTAGTCTCTCTGTAGAGCTCCTTTCCCCTAAGCACTGCAACAGCAGTTTCCATCTCGTTCAATCCATTTCTCAGGCTTTCTGCTTTATCTTTGCAGTATTCTATATTCTCCTTCGAAGCACGCTCACGTTCTGCAAGTTGGTCTATCTCCTTTCCAATTCTCAGCATCTCGAACTCTTTCTCTTTTTTCTCTTTTTTCTTTTTGACATATTCGATTGCCTTTTGCAACTTGCCCTCTATCATAGATTTCTCTTGAACAATCTCTGACGAGCGTTCCCGGATCCTCGCCACTTTCTCGTCTATACCTTTTAACCTGGACTGGCTCTCTTCTATGGCGCTCGCCTTCGAGTCTCTGGAATCCTGTATCTTCTCGAGCTGATTGCGAAGCTCTAGATTCTCTTTGTATGGATAGTTCTCAAAAAACTTCATTACATCCCTTGAAAGCTCTTCAGCTAATCCAAGTTCCCTCTCCTTGCTTTTTCTCAGATTCCTAGACTCCGACGCCTTAAAAGACACCTTTCTTTTCCAGTCTTCAAACTTCTCTGCTGCTATATTATCCCTCCAGCAATTTGGATAGAATACATTTTTCTCTGAGCATACGCTTCTGCCATCTATCCAATTTCTGGCTTCAAGCTCTGTAAGCACGAAGACAGGCTGGGAAATTTCATCGCTCCGCTCTCTTATTTTTTCTGAAAGCCTCTCAAGCTCAAGCTCTCCGACTACTATTGTAGAAGCCCATCTAGGATATGCTTCATACAGCTCTACCTCTGATTTACCTAGGCTTAAAGACGCCCTATGGACGTATTCGCTCCCCGACTCAATATAGTTAAACTGTCTCTTCCAACTACTTATCCATACCTCGATAGAAGGGTCAGCAGTATAGTAGTCGCTCTCGCTGTAGTCGTCCTCCCATCTGCTGGCTATTCTTTCCTGAAGAAGCAAGCTCTCTTTTTCCTCTCTCAGCCTTTCCGATCTGTTCAGAAGCTGAGCAGCTACACTTTCCTGCTTCAAGTAGAGAGATTCCATGTTGAACCAGCTAGTCCTGAATTCCTTCACTCTCCTTAGAAGTCTTTCATGGGCTTCGCTCTGAACTTTAAGCTCTCCTGAAAGCTCTGACTCCTGGTCTGCCAAGAATCTCGCTTCCAGCCTGTATTTCTCCAGCTGCTCCTCTTGTTCCGATTTTTCCTCGTTCAATTTTCTTGCATAACTTTCACTTTCGAACATCTCGGATTCAAGCGAAGTCAGCTTGCCTTTCCACTCTGGAATAAAGTCCTCCACACTTTCCTTGTCAGGCTTGAATAGAATATCGCCCGCCATGGTATGCATGTTTTTCTCTATCTCGTCCACAGCCCCTTGCAACTTGCTCCTTTCACTCGCCATCTCTTGTCTGGAGCTTTCTGAAATTTCAAGCTCTTTTCTGTACTTTTCAAGCTTGCTCTCCAATTCCTCAATCCTTTTCCGACTTAGCTCTATATCTCTTTTAAGCTGATCCTCCATGTCGAGGAAATATCCCCTTATAGCCATTCCATTTTCTTCAAGCTCGGCCCTTATGCTCTCCGTCTCCCTGTCCTGGTTCAACTTTTCTATCTGACTTCTCAAAGACTCCAGCTTCTCCTCTTCCAGCCTTATATAGCGCCTGTATTTTGATACATTCAGCTGGTCGTGCCTGATCTGCTTGAGATCCAATTCCCCCTCTTTCTGATTTTTTAAAGCTTCTGATTCCCTGCAGCTCTGCTTCAGAGAGTCCATATTCTCTTTCAGCACTCCTAGTCGACAAGATGCTCTTTCCCTTTCCAGCTCCAACTCCTCAAGCTTCAGACTCTCTTTCAGAGCTTCGCTCTTTTCTATCTCTCCGCCGTTCTTTTCTTCCTCTTCCAGAGCGAATTTGTATAGAGCCTTCACATCCGACTTCAGGAGTTTCGTCCTAGAATTAGCCTGGTCGTAGTCCCTGTAGCTATCCACATATACACCTATGCGCTTCTCCACTTTCTGGCTTTCCTCTATCCTGTCCCTGAGCAGCCTGTACTTCTTGAAGTGGCCTCTCTGCTTTTCAAATGTATCTGCAAAGCCCTTCGCACCTTCCCCAAGAATAGCATCTTCCACTGTAGGTATAAGCAAATTGTCCACAAGCTGCCCCGTCGTCTTGCATGAGTCGAAGAAGGCTTCTACTCCCCCTTCTGTGCCGTTTATGGTAACTATCTTTCTCCACTCCGAAGATATTATCTTGAAATTCTCCTCTAGATAGCTTTGGTACTCTTTTATAGTGATGAAGCTATGGGCGTTCATTTTTCTCTTAACCATATCCTGATAATATTCGCCCATCTCCTCCTTTGTGGCAGGCCTTTTTCTGCCACTTTCGCTCTCTTTTACAAACGGCAGGTTTTCAATCGAACCCTCGTCTCCTTCCCCGTACTCGTATGCGTACTTAAGTGAGTTCACTCCGCTCTTGTCTATAAATAGATTCACCGAAGTCAGCGCATATCTCCTGGGCTTGTCCGAAATTATCCACTCCACAGCTATATGTGAAGTGGTATTTTCAAGCATAAGAGTATCTCTTATTTTACGCTCTGCAAGGCTCTGGTGCGGAAGCACAGCCTGGATTGCGACCTGGATTGCAACCGTCTTTCCGCCTCCGTTTTCAAGTATTACAACTCCATTGTGCCCATCGAATCTGAATATTTCATCGTTGTAGCGCTTTTGGCCGTTTTCATAGATCACATTTGAAAATCGGATTTTAGAAATAGAAGGCATTATATCTCTCCTCTCTTTTTTTCAACCTCATAAATAAAGTCCAGTATGCCCCTGTTGTAGTCATATTCCATATAGTATCTCTGGACTATGACCTTGGACTTCTCTGTGAGCTCTATCTCGTCATTCCCTATGTCTTTTACAAGATCCTGCCTCTCTAGAAATCTCCTTACACTGTTCAGAAAAGACATCTTGCTTATGGTCTGCCCCTTCTGAGTCTTTACAGTCTCTTTTATCTCGTCCATATCTGCCCACTTCTTCACTATGGAAGACCAGTTATACTCAAGCTCTCTGTCCATCTCCGCCAGTCGCTCCTCTCCATGTTCTTCTAGAGACTCTATCCTTTCGCTTAGCGTGTCCATCCACTCCGCCATATTTATAAAATCCCTTGTAGGCTCTATAGTCTGGTAGCTGTCGTAAAAGCAGCCAAAGAGAACTATCACAGAGAGATACATGGTGTACAGGTCTGAATTCTCCCACCTACTGAGAAAGTGCTCTCTCTTCAAGGATTCATTTGAGATGTGGAACGGAGAGCTCTTCGCTATCGGGACCATGTATATTTTTTCTCCCGAAGTGAATACAGTGCAGTCCACTTGCCTTGAAAACTGGTCTACAAGAGCCCTGACCTTGTCGTCAGCCATATACGACCTCATATCCTCGCACTCACCTGCCCCGTTTGCCGAAAGCGTAGAGTAAATCCTGAAAGATTCCATAATCTGCTCATTATTATAAAGAAGCATCTCTATAGCCCTCCAATTTTATCTTCATATTTTTTATCTCGAACCTGCCTCTCCACCCTATGATTTCTTCACTTTCACTTACGTGGACCGTATCAGCTACAGCCCCCAGCATCTCGAAGGCTTTCCCGAGCAACTTCTCCTCGTCCACGTCTATTTTATTCAGCTCTATCGGGGACCTCTGATGAAGTATTATCCAGAAGTAGTAGAAGCTCTTGTTGTCCAATATGTCCTTGTATTCGCTGTACTCTACACACTTCACTATCTGATTCAATTCGACTTCTCCCTCGCTGTCTAAAGATTCTAAAACTATTCTGGCCATATATCTGAAGTTTTCTTGGTTTGCCTTTACGTCCTGATCTAGCTCCTCTTGCTCTGCCAAATCGTAGAAATCATGTTGCTCCTCTTTTCTGGCTCCCCCCTCTATTCTCTGGTTGAAGAATACAGACAGCGGAGACCAGACACTGCTTTTCTCCAGAAAAAGAAGCGGCTTTACAAGGCTTCTCGCAGAAGATACCGGAAGAGGAGAAGAGAATATCCTCCCCACTACCTCCTGGTCAAAATTAAAGGACTCTATCCCCGCGTAGTAGAGGGAA
Protein-coding sequences here:
- the cytX gene encoding putative hydroxymethylpyrimidine transporter CytX; translation: MEKTSILSNGLIWFGAAVSIAEIMTGALIAPLGFERGILAIVLGHVIGCVLLYGAGLIGAKTEKSAMETVKRSFGEKGSLIFSSLNVLQLVGWTAIMIISGAAAAQTTFPLSGQWAWSLIIGGLIVLWILLGFKNLGKVNVLAMGGLFVLTIIMSAVVFRGDASAPVSDAISFGVAVELSAAMPLSWLPLISDYTSSAKKGSTLVSSLSYFTVSCWMYIIGLGAALFTGESDVATIMMSAGFGMIGLLIVVLSTVTTTFLDAYSAGISATSICGKVNGKVAGVVVTIVGTVLAIFAPMSQFEGFLYLIGSVFAPMIAILITDFFVLKKDSSGSSVNTRNIVIWCAGFALYRISMTLDTPIGNTLPIMVIVSMITVATDIALGGEKECLKDALKM
- a CDS encoding DUF6063 family protein — translated: MLLYNNEQIMESFRIYSTLSANGAGECEDMRSYMADDKVRALVDQFSRQVDCTVFTSGEKIYMVPIAKSSPFHISNESLKREHFLSRWENSDLYTMYLSVIVLFGCFYDSYQTIEPTRDFINMAEWMDTLSERIESLEEHGEERLAEMDRELEYNWSSIVKKWADMDEIKETVKTQKGQTISKMSFLNSVRRFLERQDLVKDIGNDEIELTEKSKVIVQRYYMEYDYNRGILDFIYEVEKKRGEI